Genomic segment of Apium graveolens cultivar Ventura chromosome 7, ASM990537v1, whole genome shotgun sequence:
GAACATCCCCTATCCCCCCGCATACCTTGCGTTCATCGTGTTTTGTTTGCTTTCCTCCAAAAATAATAGTAATGTTCTAACTTATAAGTTCTGGCATATATATAATGATTTTGCAAGCATTTCGCACCTCAGTTTTATATTATTCATTCTTAGGTATTTTTGGATACCAAAATTTGGTCCAAAATAACGGATATTTATGACTTGtcaatttcaaatatttttattagtaaAATTTATGTTAATgttggagatttaatattattaattaatttatagcTAATTACACCATAACACGTGTTATGAGATTCAATATTATTGATTGATTAATGAGAGCACAATAATTGTTATTTGGGATCAACATCAATTTGAAATCTTTAAAATTATTCCTATAAAATTTTAGAGCACATTGGAAATACACAAATGAATATGACATGATTGACACATGGATAGCAAATTAAAAATAGGAAATAATCTGTACAACAGATATTATCAACTCACTAGCTTAAAATTACAATTATCCAACAACCAAAATAAAAAACCCCAAATAAATTCTAACATAAATATAGTGGATAATGGTcccattaaaaataataataatattctaACATGCAAACAGCTGTATGTATAATGTATGTATGTCCCCACTGCATTAATACGCCCACCACCAACACCAACACCAACACCAACACCAACACTATCTTCCTCCTCCCCCTGTCTCTATTTAATCCTCACCCCCTCCTCCCCTGAAAATATATACACACAACCCCAGATATATACACACAATCTTCATGGAGGAGGAGAGGGTAATCATGAATGGTGATGAAGAGGAGAAGACAAGATTATTAGATGAAGGTGGTGGTGGTGTCTCTCTTTTGGATTTTGATGTGCTTTGTTCTGCAGTTGTTGCTATGCAAAATCAAGGCAAATGTAAATGGGTCAATAATCAAAAACAACAAGATTATGATAatgatattgatgatgatggtttTGATAGTGGGCCTATTGGTGTTTTGAGGATGTGGGAAGGGGATGTTTTTGGTTGTTTTGATGATCAGCGCATTCTTCTTGAATCTTGTTGGTATGATTTAAATTTTGCTACTTTTTGATGAATGATTTGTGGGATTTTTCTTTTTTTGGTGTAAAGTTTGGTTTTTTTATTGGTTTTGGTTTGGTAATTGAAATTAAACATACCCGGTATATACGCTCTTAGAAAGGTTGAGGTGGGGTAATTTTTTTAGCTTTTATGTGGGAAATGATTTTTTGGGTTGTTGAGTTGAGGTTTGATTTTAGTTCAATTAGGTGGGATTGAGTGTTGGATTTGTGTTTTGGGATAAAGGGTGTTTGTGTGTGGTTTGGTTTGTGCCTAAAGTTTGAAGCTTTGATTGCTTTGTTAATGTTGTTGTATCTGGTTTGGCAGTTGTCCATGGTATAGGTTTGGGAAGAACATGAAAAGAGCTGGCTTTGGATTTTGCTTTGCTCAGGTACATCCATTCTTCAAGTTGGTACAATTTTCGCAAATTGTTCTATTGTAGGGTAATGGTTTCAAACTGTATAGCCACTCTTTTGAATATAAATTTGACGACATTTGTAGTTATTACCTTGAGTCATATATAGTATATGTTATCCTTGTAGTCTCTAGTTACCGCTCTGGGATTTGTTGCAAAGTTGGTTTTTAATGACAAAAAGGTAAATGGATGTATTTATCTAATTGGAATGTTCTAAGTACAGTTCTTATTCCGTTTTTTGTGTAGCTCATCGGAAAATGTCAGATAATCAACTAAATATATATGTGATCAATGTATCTTgttgcacatttggaatttgGATACACTTGTATGCTTTTTTCCCTTGAAGTTTCGTTAGAAAAACCGCAATGAAGATACCAAAGAATTAAAATTACTTGAAAGGCTAAATTAATCTTGTAATGGCCTTGTAGTTGATGTTGCTGCAGCCCAGCTGGCCATTCAAAAAAAGTAGATGGTTAGTGCAGTTATTAGTAAAATGTTTTCCAGATACTCTGTTTGTGAAGTACCAAATGATTAAGTACTTCGCTTTTCTGTCCTGAATATAAAGTTTAATTACCATTCAAGCTTATTCCAATGTTAAATGTAATATATTCAAGTTGCAACTTTCTGAATACTTCTTATTTCTTGCTTGTTCCTTGGTTTATATCTGTAAATCTTCAGGCAATTGTTTACATTGTTCTTGCTGCTGCTGCTCTCGTCAATATAACGGCATTTGCTGTCACAAGAAGACATTGCTTTCTCTATATGGGTGTTGCTTTTACCATCTCTGTTGGAGCGTACATGGGATTTCACCGGATGCAGATTAGAAAGAAATTTAACATTAGGGTAAACATTTCTCACATTATTATTGTCTAGCGGAACAGcatatattaattaaatatatacTTTTGCATATGCATGCTAGACCGCATACCTGGTCCTATAGGTCAATAATGCATTGGCAAACAGTTATGGATTGGGCGGCTTCACAAACATGAAATCTGTTCTTTGAAAATGGTGGTGGTTGTAAGGCTGGGGTGGCTGCTTAATCAGCAATGTTCTGTCTAGGTTGCTTCCCAGACAGCTGGACCTATAATTTAATATGCTTTTCCTGATGCCAGAATATTTTGGTGGCTAAACTGGATGTCCAAAGCATGTAACACATGGCACCACCTAAATCATTTTAGTAATGCATTGAAGTCACTTGATTTTAAAACTTTAGTACACGGTCTTTGGTCTTTACGTATTTGGAGCTGTTAATCTTTTTTGATCCTATTCGTTTTCTATTTAGCTGCCAACTGAGCTGGAACTTGTGTACTATATTCTTTCTCGTTTTCTTGATTTGGATAGTTATCTTCACATTTTGTCACATGAACTACATGCACTTTACACACGCCTGTTATACATGATATATGTCGCACACTTTGTTTACTTATTTGTTCTTATTTCTTCCTTTTTTTCGTTGGCAGTCACTGTTTGATTTTTCCTGATATAGTTCTTACATTACGTAATCATATATTCTCGATCATACTCACACATTTATCTAACTCTATTCTCATTCAGGGAACTGATAGTGTAATGGATGACTGTCTGTACCATCTGGTTTGCCCTTGCTGCACGCTTAGTCAGGTATAAATCCAATAAATTTCAATTAAAATGTATTTAGAAGTAGCAATAAGAACTTTAGTTGTGTTTCATACTTCCTTCTCAGTATCCCAGTACAAATTTTGGGGCTGCATCTTGTATGATAAACTTTAGTGATCATCACAGTTGCAACTCTATATATATGTTATGAAATCAGCTCTTTAATTAGTTGTAATTGTACAGGAATCCAGAACATTAGAGATAAATAATGTCCAAGATGGCACTTGGCATGGTCGCGGAGACACAATATGTGTAGGAGCCTATAATGAAGGCAGCAACAGTATACTTGAGCTACGGGCACCTACTGTGATGTCAATACAGTCATCAGAACCATCTATGATGGCAATTAGGTGAAGTGCCTAGAATTCTGCACCTGTCGCCTCACTATCCGGAGACAAAGTCTCGGTAAGCTTTAATTTATGTTGTGCTGCAAGATGCATTTCACAAGCTTTACAGTTAGGTTTTGGTGCATATGATGCTGTAAGAAAGTGCCACTAAAAGTGAAATGGCCATCTTTAGAATATTGCCCGACAGGGCTGATGAAATTATATGTACAAATGTTACATACAAGAATGTTGGAATGAGAAAAACAGCACCTTGCCTCCAAATTCCAGGGAAGTCCTTCCACACCAATTTGCCACGTCTTAATATGCCtcatttcttctttcttataAACTATGGGCTcgtttgttttttttaaaaaaatgtaattTATAAGTTAAAAATTGAGAAGTATTGTATAAGTGAACGTTAGTTAGGTGTTGGATATTTTAGTATAAGTGAAACGTTTGATAAATCATAACTTGTAACTTATAAGATAcagttatttttttaaaaaatcaaaattttaatataataattggACACatgaataaaaaattaaaaaagagCTTCAAAACATAAATATTGAAATACAAATTagtaaaaataatattttgtaatagtatattaataaatataaaagtACTGAAGATAAATGTTTCaaattaaaaaaacataaaatttatttaaataactAAAAAATAAATATGTTGGGATAAAAGTAAAATAATTCATTCGTACCTTAATATAAGGGCTCGTTTGGTTGACCACATTCTGAATCAGGTATGAGTTTCAGTCATTTTAACCCCAAGTTTGgttcaaaaaaataaaattccATACCCATTCATCAAACCCCAAGTATGGGTTTTTCATATCGAAGTAGGAAGTGAGTATGAGTGAGGGGTATGCGTGTTAACTTTTATTTcactattttaatttttatttaagtaattaaatataaatatttagtCCTAAAATAAATCTATGAAcctaaaaatattaaaataataataaaattaatatatttaattaaattaaaattattgacGTAACAACACTCAACCAAATACATGATATGAGATATGATATCTGATCTCATAACACTCTAACCCGATTCCTGATTTTAACACGATATCACATCTTGAACCACGACCCCTTAATGTAATTTAATTTGATTATGATTaataggttattattattaattaatcgcCTATTGGGAGAAATGGAAATAAATTGAACGGCTTTTAAGAGGAATGTAAGTGATTCTCAACATTCTGTTTATGGAGATAAAATGACATATGGCCTGTTTGGGTCTTAAAAACGTTGAAATGTGTTGATACGAAGGGCATAATCTTTAGGTTATTTAGGTGTTTTGATAATTTATTTATAAGTTACTTATAAATTGATGATGTGTTTGACAAGTGATAACTTATAATTTaaaagataaaattttaaaaaaataatttttttttaataattttaatacttgaatataaaattagaaatatttatattaaaatacaAATTCTTAAAaggaatttttttaaaaataattataacatTTACAAAATATGAGTAACAATCTCATCACATTTTCAGtttaaaatgttattttttttATCTCAATTATATtcacacataattaattttatatCATTAGAAGTTAAATCTAAACTACTAACTTTTTAACTTTTAAAATAGTTTAAGATAATTTATAATTTACAGTTCAATTTGAGTCAATTGGACAGTAAAAATCAAAAAAACACATAAAATGGAACAAACGAAgtatataattaaaatatggaatactataattaatattaaatcataatatttttttttgaaaaatgaaaataattcaataatgAAAAGTCATACGGCATCTACACATATGATCGAAATTGAACAAATACATAATTATATCGTTGTTGAATCATTTCTTCTTGTATAGGCAACCAAACGATATTTTGAGGTGATATTTGCATGATGTAATCCTCCAATTATTGTTTTGAGCAATCGACCACAAATGCATCACCATAAAAATCTTTATCACTGAATCAACACCATGAAAATTCCGCAGATCTGTAATCTCGGGCATGATGAACAGtaaacaaatcaaataaaaccAAATTTTCACAAGGAGAGAcaaacaaaatccaaataaatTGGAAAATTATTCTTATTGAAGATTAATGAGAGATGAAGTAAGAGATGAAATAACAATACTAAAAAGATGAAGAGCTCAGGACTTTCCATCGGTGAAAGCCGATGGAAGCCCCTCAGAAATAATAGGGGCTGCTTCAAGGTTCAGAGAATTTTAGGgtttttttaaattataatattttaactatatataaataaatattaggTATACCGATGGAAGCCCCTCAGAAATAATAGGGGCCTGCTTCAAGGTTCAGAGAATTTTAGGGTTTTTTTAAATCATAATATTTTaactatatataaataaatattaggTATTGGGTTcaataagaaaaaaatatatggCAAATGGCAGGTGTACAAGAAACAAGTTAGGCTCCCTTACTTTCGTATTTCATATAAGCTGttgaaaataattaattttgcAATCACCCAAACAGTCAGTCATAATTGAAATggtttttttttttacaaatgcAGAAAGTTTTTATTAAATTGAATATGGTACAGTTATGACAAATCCCCAACTGTCGATACAACCAGGTGATAAAAtaaataacatactaaaaacaattagatgatttgtttcctgatcgtttaacacatataatttaaaaattcttgaaattaaaaatgaaatcaaagacaTCTCAAGCGATCCAAAATGCAGCAGCATATCTGAAAATAAcaacatcgcaattgaccatatcacataaaaacTTTGGTTAGCCCAATTTTCAGAAACACCAATCGCATAAAATGAGATTGGAGAAGCGACATCTCAGCTATCTACATGTCAGACACCAGCTATAAACATGCCGAAAGTGTAAACCCATGAAAGATGAAAAATCTTTAATTGTGAAAGGTGGAAGGTGGGCTCTTACAATAATCACCACCGTCTCAGATCCGATGCAGGTTTTgcagatcaccaaaaatatcaataaattcgtTCTCAACACATCACCATGTAAAGCCAAGCAtgattaaataaaaatataacgaACACTACAAAATAAGAGACAAAACATACATTTCAAGAGAAGAAACATacaaacacccaaaaaattggattttattgAAAATAAATTAACGAGAATAACAGAGAATGAAGGTGTTGAGACTTTTCATCAGAGAAAATCACTGAAAACCCTCAATTAACTTGAAAATGGACAAACTCTAGCAAAGAGGATGAAAGAAGGGAGGCGGCTGATTAAATAAAATGGTCTTAAATGACATATAATTTACCAGAATGGTACCCCAGCCACATAACATGACCGTTTACATATTTTGCCAAACGGCACGATTAAAGCAGTTCATTGACCATTTAAGTGAATTTGATTGTCGTCATTATATCTGATTTTTATTTtggcaagaatatgaaatagTTTTTATATGTATTAAAAGTGAATAATGATATATATGGATGTAAATACTGTAGTTATAGTTATGTCTAGATtattaaaaaaagaaataaaGAAATGCAATGAAATTTAACTAGGTATTTTTTTAATTCATTAAAATGGAATGATGTCAAGTGACAACTGAAGTATCTTGACTAGAAAGCTGGAATGTTTGGTACGTTAACTTTCTGTTTTTTTGTCTATTGATTTTCTCGTTAACTGTTTCATGTGTGTGATGGGCAGCTATTAGTATTTTAGGCCGTGTTATTAAAATCGCTAATCGGGTCTAATCGGTTGAGGTACCGATTAACGATTAATCGATAAATCGGAATTAATCGGAACAATAATCAGATacattttttaatattatttaaatatttattaaaataatacaTTTTCAATACACATGTCAATTACCCTGCACAATCTTTGGGTTGAGCTTGCATGAATATTAGATTTGGCCCATAATCTTGCAACTGAACGGCCCATTACAATAGACAATACATTAGTATTCCAGTTATAAGATTAGGTCACGCCTTTAAAGTCTAAACTAGTAACTCATCTAATCGCAAACTTCTCATCTTCTTCTTCTATCACCTTCTTTCATTACATGTAAACCAAATCTTATATAAACATAAAAATTTTACAACGTTATTCAACCAAATTATCATAATCCACTGCTATGTTCATACACCCATTTCATTACATTGAATCAGAGACTACAAATATGAACATATAtgcacacatatacatatattgaGTGTTTAATTTGTCTTGAATGATTAAAAAGCTGTGACGATTTGATTAGATTCGACCCAACTTTAGATTAGACCCCACTTTTATTATCTTGCTCGATTTTGGTTCGATTTTGGTCCGATTTTGATTGAATTGACCCGATTTTCTCGGAAAAACGTTTTTCCGGTTGATTTGACTGAAATAAATTGTTGGCCTGCCGATTGATGATTAATCGTCAAAATCGGCGATTTTTACAACCATGATTTTAGGTAACAAATTTTCATTGGTATATTCTCATTTATAATATTGAGAATTTATGCACataattctcc
This window contains:
- the LOC141672081 gene encoding uncharacterized protein LOC141672081; its protein translation is MEEERVIMNGDEEEKTRLLDEGGGGVSLLDFDVLCSAVVAMQNQGKCKWVNNQKQQDYDNDIDDDGFDSGPIGVLRMWEGDVFGCFDDQRILLESCCCPWYRFGKNMKRAGFGFCFAQAIVYIVLAAAALVNITAFAVTRRHCFLYMGVAFTISVGAYMGFHRMQIRKKFNIRGTDSVMDDCLYHLVCPCCTLSQESRTLEINNVQDGTWHGRGDTICVGAYNEGSNSILELRAPTVMSIQSSEPSMMAIR